A genomic stretch from Syntrophales bacterium includes:
- a CDS encoding type II toxin-antitoxin system HicB family antitoxin produces MRLQLTAVFEKVPLGYIAYVEELPGANTQGRTLEEARSNLFEAVEMTIEANRNLFEEEIRDKVLIKEPFAVLTA; encoded by the coding sequence ATGCGATTACAATTGACAGCGGTTTTTGAGAAGGTCCCATTGGGCTACATCGCCTATGTTGAAGAACTGCCCGGTGCAAATACGCAGGGGCGTACCCTGGAAGAAGCCCGATCCAATCTCTTTGAAGCGGTTGAGATGACCATTGAGGCCAACCGGAATCTGTTCGAAGAGGAAATCCGGGATAAGGTATTGATTAAAGAACCCTTCGCAGTGCTGACTGCATGA